Proteins encoded together in one Xenopus laevis strain J_2021 chromosome 6L, Xenopus_laevis_v10.1, whole genome shotgun sequence window:
- the jmjd4.L gene encoding 2-oxoglutarate and iron-dependent oxygenase JMJD4 isoform X3 has translation MPPSAPHQIDFIEEPQTFPYGEFFNKYLLTNSPCLFSAEFTQHWGSRKTWVTEENKPNWDHLLENFGNAIVPVANCNVKEYNANPKEQIPLCEFISYWRDYIEHNYHSPKGCLYLKDWHMSREFPKQNVYETPEYFTSDWLNEYWDSIDGDDYRFVYMGPKGSWTPFHADVFRSYSWSANVCGRKKWLLFPPGEEEDLRDSHRNLPYDVTSTCLRDTNQYPNFSLCCQPIEVIQEAGEVIFIPSGWHHQVYNLEDTISINHNWINGCNVSAMWNFLHTELLSVEKEISEWREMMEDWHLHCQVIMKSCTGIDYKEFYTFLRIIAEKRLLALDNLTEDTVDGSGPTNMAMLHPRGRLHALFDLKMTSDVLSLLISNQDFQNLDQESLSPSPCALMQRLEAVITENSQVCG, from the exons ATGCCACCCAGCGCCCCCCATCAAATAGATTTTATTGAGGAGCCCCAGACCTTTCCTTATGGCGAGTTCTTTAATAAGTATTTGCTGACCAACTCGCCGTGCCTTTTCTCTGCTGAGTTCACCCAACACTGGGGCAGCCGGAAGACTTGGGTTACAGAAGAGAATAAGCCCAACTGGGATCATCTGCTGGAGAATTTTG GCAATGCAATAGTTCCTGTAGCAAACTGCAATGTGAAAGAGTACAACGCTAATCCAAAAGAACAAATTCCACTCTGTGAGTTCATCAGCTACTGGAGAGACTATATAGAGCACAACTATCACTCCCCCAAAGGGTGTCTTTATCTGAAGGACTGGCACATGAGCAG AGAGTTCCCAAAGCAGAATGTGTATGAAACTCCAGAGTACTTCACTTCGGACTGGTTGAATGAATATTGGGACTCCATAGATGGAGATGATTACCGCTTTGTCTACATGGGACCCAAAGGCTCTTG GACTCCTTTCCATGCTGACGTATTTCGGTCCTACAGTTGGTCAGCCAATGTGTGTGGTAGAAAAAAATGGCTGCTCTTCCCTCCTGGGGAAGAGGAAGATCTCAGAGATTCCCACAGGAACTTGCCCTATGATGTGACCTCCACCTGCCTTAGAGACACCAACCAGTATCCAAACTTCAGCCTGTGCTGCCAGCCTATTGAGGTCATTCAAGAAGCAGGTGAAGTGATTTTTATCCCCAGTGGGTGGCACCATCAAGTCTACAACCTG GAGGATACCATATCAATAAACCACAACTGGATCAATGGCTGTAATGTGTCTGCGATGTGGAATTTCCTGCACACAGAGTTGCTCTCTGTTGAGAAAGAGATTAGTGAATGGAGAGAAATGATGGAAGATTGGCATCTTCATTGCCAG GTTATCATGAAGTCTTGCACTGGAATCGACTATAAGGAATTTTATACCTTCCTCAGGATAATTGCAGAGAAAAGACTGCTCGCTTTGGATAATCTTACAGAGGACACAGTTGATGGGAGTGGTCCAACCAACATGGCAATGCTACATCCACGGGGTCGCCTTCATGCTCTGTTTGATCTGAAAATGACATCTGACGTTTTGTCACTACTGATCAGTAACCAAGACTTTCAGAATCTGGATCAGGAGTCATTGTCTCCATCGCCCTGTGCCCTCATGCAGCGCCTGGAAGCAGTTATTACTGAGAATTCCCAG GTCTGTGGATAA
- the jmjd4.L gene encoding 2-oxoglutarate and iron-dependent oxygenase JMJD4 isoform X1 gives MPPSAPHQIDFIEEPQTFPYGEFFNKYLLTNSPCLFSAEFTQHWGSRKTWVTEENKPNWDHLLENFGNAIVPVANCNVKEYNANPKEQIPLCEFISYWRDYIEHNYHSPKGCLYLKDWHMSREFPKQNVYETPEYFTSDWLNEYWDSIDGDDYRFVYMGPKGSWTPFHADVFRSYSWSANVCGRKKWLLFPPGEEEDLRDSHRNLPYDVTSTCLRDTNQYPNFSLCCQPIEVIQEAGEVIFIPSGWHHQVYNLEDTISINHNWINGCNVSAMWNFLHTELLSVEKEISEWREMMEDWHLHCQVIMKSCTGIDYKEFYTFLRIIAEKRLLALDNLTEDTVDGSGPTNMAMLHPRGRLHALFDLKMTSDVLSLLISNQDFQNLDQESLSPSPCALMQRLEAVITENSQVCLTSSQKPHSLNLGVIQ, from the exons ATGCCACCCAGCGCCCCCCATCAAATAGATTTTATTGAGGAGCCCCAGACCTTTCCTTATGGCGAGTTCTTTAATAAGTATTTGCTGACCAACTCGCCGTGCCTTTTCTCTGCTGAGTTCACCCAACACTGGGGCAGCCGGAAGACTTGGGTTACAGAAGAGAATAAGCCCAACTGGGATCATCTGCTGGAGAATTTTG GCAATGCAATAGTTCCTGTAGCAAACTGCAATGTGAAAGAGTACAACGCTAATCCAAAAGAACAAATTCCACTCTGTGAGTTCATCAGCTACTGGAGAGACTATATAGAGCACAACTATCACTCCCCCAAAGGGTGTCTTTATCTGAAGGACTGGCACATGAGCAG AGAGTTCCCAAAGCAGAATGTGTATGAAACTCCAGAGTACTTCACTTCGGACTGGTTGAATGAATATTGGGACTCCATAGATGGAGATGATTACCGCTTTGTCTACATGGGACCCAAAGGCTCTTG GACTCCTTTCCATGCTGACGTATTTCGGTCCTACAGTTGGTCAGCCAATGTGTGTGGTAGAAAAAAATGGCTGCTCTTCCCTCCTGGGGAAGAGGAAGATCTCAGAGATTCCCACAGGAACTTGCCCTATGATGTGACCTCCACCTGCCTTAGAGACACCAACCAGTATCCAAACTTCAGCCTGTGCTGCCAGCCTATTGAGGTCATTCAAGAAGCAGGTGAAGTGATTTTTATCCCCAGTGGGTGGCACCATCAAGTCTACAACCTG GAGGATACCATATCAATAAACCACAACTGGATCAATGGCTGTAATGTGTCTGCGATGTGGAATTTCCTGCACACAGAGTTGCTCTCTGTTGAGAAAGAGATTAGTGAATGGAGAGAAATGATGGAAGATTGGCATCTTCATTGCCAG GTTATCATGAAGTCTTGCACTGGAATCGACTATAAGGAATTTTATACCTTCCTCAGGATAATTGCAGAGAAAAGACTGCTCGCTTTGGATAATCTTACAGAGGACACAGTTGATGGGAGTGGTCCAACCAACATGGCAATGCTACATCCACGGGGTCGCCTTCATGCTCTGTTTGATCTGAAAATGACATCTGACGTTTTGTCACTACTGATCAGTAACCAAGACTTTCAGAATCTGGATCAGGAGTCATTGTCTCCATCGCCCTGTGCCCTCATGCAGCGCCTGGAAGCAGTTATTACTGAGAATTCCCAGGTTTGCTTAACTTCCTCTCAAAAACCCCATTCACTTAATTTGGGAGTCATACAGTAA
- the jmjd4.L gene encoding 2-oxoglutarate and iron-dependent oxygenase JMJD4 isoform X2: MPPSAPHQIDFIEEPQTFPYGEFFNKYLLTNSPCLFSAEFTQHWGSRKTWVTEENKPNWDHLLENFGNAIVPVANCNVKEYNANPKEQIPLCEFISYWRDYIEHNYHSPKGCLYLKDWHMSREFPKQNVYETPEYFTSDWLNEYWDSIDGDDYRFVYMGPKGSWTPFHADVFRSYSWSANVCGRKKWLLFPPGEEEDLRDSHRNLPYDVTSTCLRDTNQYPNFSLCCQPIEVIQEAGEVIFIPSGWHHQVYNLEDTISINHNWINGCNVSAMWNFLHTELLSVEKEISEWREMMEDWHLHCQVIMKSCTGIDYKEFYTFLRIIAEKRLLALDNLTEDTVDGSGPTNMAMLHPRGRLHALFDLKMTSDVLSLLISNQDFQNLDQESLSPSPCALMQRLEAVITENSQTCDLQKSPEASSTK; encoded by the exons ATGCCACCCAGCGCCCCCCATCAAATAGATTTTATTGAGGAGCCCCAGACCTTTCCTTATGGCGAGTTCTTTAATAAGTATTTGCTGACCAACTCGCCGTGCCTTTTCTCTGCTGAGTTCACCCAACACTGGGGCAGCCGGAAGACTTGGGTTACAGAAGAGAATAAGCCCAACTGGGATCATCTGCTGGAGAATTTTG GCAATGCAATAGTTCCTGTAGCAAACTGCAATGTGAAAGAGTACAACGCTAATCCAAAAGAACAAATTCCACTCTGTGAGTTCATCAGCTACTGGAGAGACTATATAGAGCACAACTATCACTCCCCCAAAGGGTGTCTTTATCTGAAGGACTGGCACATGAGCAG AGAGTTCCCAAAGCAGAATGTGTATGAAACTCCAGAGTACTTCACTTCGGACTGGTTGAATGAATATTGGGACTCCATAGATGGAGATGATTACCGCTTTGTCTACATGGGACCCAAAGGCTCTTG GACTCCTTTCCATGCTGACGTATTTCGGTCCTACAGTTGGTCAGCCAATGTGTGTGGTAGAAAAAAATGGCTGCTCTTCCCTCCTGGGGAAGAGGAAGATCTCAGAGATTCCCACAGGAACTTGCCCTATGATGTGACCTCCACCTGCCTTAGAGACACCAACCAGTATCCAAACTTCAGCCTGTGCTGCCAGCCTATTGAGGTCATTCAAGAAGCAGGTGAAGTGATTTTTATCCCCAGTGGGTGGCACCATCAAGTCTACAACCTG GAGGATACCATATCAATAAACCACAACTGGATCAATGGCTGTAATGTGTCTGCGATGTGGAATTTCCTGCACACAGAGTTGCTCTCTGTTGAGAAAGAGATTAGTGAATGGAGAGAAATGATGGAAGATTGGCATCTTCATTGCCAG GTTATCATGAAGTCTTGCACTGGAATCGACTATAAGGAATTTTATACCTTCCTCAGGATAATTGCAGAGAAAAGACTGCTCGCTTTGGATAATCTTACAGAGGACACAGTTGATGGGAGTGGTCCAACCAACATGGCAATGCTACATCCACGGGGTCGCCTTCATGCTCTGTTTGATCTGAAAATGACATCTGACGTTTTGTCACTACTGATCAGTAACCAAGACTTTCAGAATCTGGATCAGGAGTCATTGTCTCCATCGCCCTGTGCCCTCATGCAGCGCCTGGAAGCAGTTATTACTGAGAATTCCCAG